The sequence ACGTGGGCTCTATGAAGAAGAGGAGCGCCGATCGCGGGGGTGAGCCACCGCCGTGCAAGGGGGTGCAAGGGACGTTGTCGAGCTTTGCCCGCTCGTGACCTCGATGTCCTCCTCAATGGGTACTCAGTGCAATGGGCGCAGAAGTGCTTCCCCCTCCCCGCGGCTCTATATCATTCTGAATAGCGATCCTGCGAGCGTTTACTCCCAGCTCCATCCCTCCCGGAAAGCTAAGTCCTTTCCAAACACCAGGACTAGAAATAAGCGCCTGGGTCTTTAACAGTCTCCGCCCCCCGGGGGGGGAGACACGTGATTTTTGCCGGTAGTTATAAACACACCGCCCACTCCTATACGTCACTTCCGAAACGTCCCGCCCGCTATCCCCGCGCTTTCTCGTCTGCCGGCTACGAACTACGACTCCCGGGATTCCCCGCGCCGTTTTCCATCATGGCGGCGGGCGAGAAGACGCGTGTGAATGAAAAGACCCCTGAGGGGGCAACAAATCCGCCTGGGTACCGAGGTGAGCCCCGAGGGGGACCCGGGCCGCGCCCTAACCCTTCCCGCACCTTTCCTGCTAGCAAAGGCGGCTCGGGGCGGGGGGCTAGGAGAGCACGCGCGGCGCTGGGCCAAGGCGGAGAGGCCGGAGGGCCCGCCGTGTGccgctgggggagggggcggggcggagATGGGGGGGGAGGTGCCCGGGAAGGCGCCCTGCAGGGACCGGCCGGCGCTGGGCCCGGGCTCGGGAGACCGAGGGCgggcgggagggggaggggccgcCTTCCGGACGGGAACGGAGCGGACGCACGAATGCACGCCTGgcgcaggggggggggggggggaggccccCAACTGTTCCCCGGTGCGTGGCTGGGCCCGGAAGGACGGACCCCGGAGCCGCCGCGGGGAAGGCCTTGAAACCTAACAGGCTGAGGATGCCACCGCAGGTCCCGCCCCGGGGCCGCGCTCTTAAGGGGAAGGGGCCGGGGGGCGTGTCGGGACGCTCCCCCTGCTTGGCCAGAGGCCCCGGCGTGGAGGGGGGGGGCGGAGGAGCCGGGAGCAGAGCCGGGCTGCACGCCGGGGCCGAGGGGGGCGGGGCAGGATCCCGGACCTCTCCCATGGTTCccgtgggggggagggggcagaggtcCCGAGGTGGGGGATGGGCGGGAGGGGCCGGGGAGcaaagatgggagatggaggCGCCCGAGGCGGGCGGGACGCGGGCTTCCCGGGAGCCCCGGCCGCCGAGGGTCGGGGGTAACAGGAGCCATGGGGGCTCCTGAGCAGGGAGTGACGGCCCCGCTGCTTCCCTCCCAGCCATCCCCATCAAGTTCACCCAGGATCAGGCTTCCTGTCACTTCCTCTACGTCAAGCAGCACCGGGTTCGGGGGGGCGCCAAGTCCGGCTGGCCTTCGGACCGCACCCTCTTCGTGCTCAACGTCCCCCCGTACTGCTCAGAGGTGAGCGGCCGGGGGGTGGGGGGCTGCGGGGGCAGTGAGGAGCGCGGGGGCAGGGACGGGGGGCTCCCGGCCCGCGGCTCACCCCGCGCTCTCCCTCCTCACCCGGCCAGGGCTGCCTGGCCCAGCTCTTCTCCGCCTGCGGCCCCGTGCAGTCCGTGAGTCTGCACGAGAAACCCGACCTCTCGGAGATGCCCAAGACCACCTCGTCCGagtttttctctcccaagtctGTCCCGGTAGGTCTCCCGGGAACCGGGGAGGGAGGCGGGGCCGGGCGTCCAGAAGGGGACAGCTGGCTGGGGTCTGAGGGGCAGGCGGGCCACGGGTcgcccttttcctctcccacttttggTGTGAAAATGTGCTTTCTTTGGGACGGGGGCAGCCACGTGCCCGAGGAGGGGCCCAGGGGGCGCAGGGGCTCCAGGGGCGTCTCATGTCTGCCCCtgctctccctgcagggattccAGGTGGCCTACGTGGTGTTCAGGAAGCCGGCGTCCGTGCCCAAGGCTGTGGCTCTGCCGGGACCTCTGATCGCCTCCACCGAGAGCCACCCAGTGAAGACCGGCATTGAGAGTCAGTGGGGAGGGGCAGCGGGAgtctttgggggggagggggaggggggctcCTCTGCTACTCTGACAGAGACACgggcacagacacacacacacatcttggGAGAAGCCTCCAATTTTAgaacttttacaaataaggaaactgaggcccacttTCTCCACCTCCAGAGGGAGCCTTGGCTCTCCTCCCCTTTGGGCCCCTGGGCTGGGGTGCTGGTAGCCAGCTCTCTGGAGGCGGGGGGCCCACAGGGCAGGGTTAGTCCAGAGTAGGCAGCCAGTCTGTGGCAGCCCCCAGACCTCCTGAGGCTCCTTCTCCGGGAAAATCAGCCCACTGCCCCTTGGAACACTGGTCAGGCTCCTGCCCCCTGGCACTCCCTCCGTGCCTGGCACAGTGCTGAGCCGCTCTCAGGGTCACCGGGGCCAGCGCGTTCTCCCCCAGAcccagggggtgggggtggggaaccTCAGCAGGGCTTCCTGGATTCAGTCACGGGCGAGTGGGGCAGCTTCCATCCCTCACTGTTGTCCCTTTGCCAGAATGGATAGCGGATTATGCGGATTCTTTGGTGGACCCAGAAGCCCTCAGGGTGGAGGTGGACAAGTTCATGGAGGAATATGACAAGAAAGCAGCTGAGGTGAGACTCCCGCTCACCAGGGGGCAAATTTGCCTGGGCTTCCCCCTGCAGAGAAGGAGCGCATTCACTGCGCCCCTGAGTTTAGTGACTGAGGTGGGAAAAAGGGGCCTTAGGATGAGGACAGGAGGATTTGTCAGCCAGCTCTTGGGGTGTGGGCTGACAGGGCACCCTCCCTCTCCCGCAGGAAGACGCCAAAGCAGAGGCGGAGGAGGGGGTCCCAGATGAGGAGGGCTGGGTGAAGGTGACCCGCAAAGGCCGGCGGCCCGGCCTGCCACGCTCGGAGGCTGCCAGCCTGCGTGTGCTGGAGAAGGAGAAGCGCAAGAAGGCCCGCAAGGAGCTGCTCAACTTCTATGCCTGGCAGCACCGCGAGACCAAGATGGAACGTGAGTGGGAAGCCCCCCGCCAAGCCCCCATGGAGGGGCGTGCAGTGGGAGCTGTGCTCTCCCCGGCCGATGTCAGCCTGCTGTGGCTTGGGCTAGGTTGCAGCTGGAGCCTGCGGACCCCCAACCGTGCCATCCCTCATCCTGCTCTGACTACTTCCTTGGggcttcctcctccccctttatGGCTCACGTGGACCTCAGTCATGGGTTGGATGCCCTGGCAGATCGGAACGGGGTTGAGAAAGGCAGTGActacccctcctcctccccctgaccccttttctctccctccgtCCCCACAGACTTGGCCCAGCTGCGCAAGAAGTTTGAGGAAGACAAGCAGAGGATCGCTTTGATGCGCGCCCAGCGCAAGTTCCGCCCCTACTGAGCCAGGACGCCCGTTCTCCCCGCCCGGGCTATGGCCGACCCCCCAAGAAGATTGAGTGCGGAGCCCTGGGTGCCCAGCTCCACAGACTGTGGCCGGTCTCCAGAAGATGTAAATAAAGGACAGAGAGCCCTTCTGCCCAGTTGCCCGCATGGTCCGTCTCGGGGGGCTGGGAGGGTCCCCTCCCAGTGATCCCTACCACCCCCCACGGCTCACCCACCACAGACCACAGGCAGGCGAGGAGGAAGAGATTTTATTTGGCAAGTCATGGAAGGCTGCCCCGGGCCTTCCCAGAGAGGTCCCAGaagggggtgggggcaggggcTGGGCACCCTCGGTGCTGGGCAGAGCTGGTCTTCTGGGCCAGGATAGGGGCTACAGATGGGACTGTAAGTCCTCATTGCTTTCTAAGAAATCGCTGATGACCCCGGCCACCTTGTGGGGCTCCTGCATGTGGACATAATGGCTGCCCATGACCTCCACAAACTTGTAGCGCTGGAAAGAAGGGCCTAGAGTGAGTGGCCAGCCCCTGCCCAGGAGCCCCCGGACCAGCCCTTCCCCAGACGACTCACCTCCTGCAGGGTCGACTTTAAAACGTTTACAACGGTCTCCATGGATCTtgggttttctccttttctgagtAGCCTAAAGTAACTGAATCCCTGGGAGGCCCTTAAAGAGGAGAGGTCTCTGTGGCCCCCTTGGGGCTGGCAGGTCCAGGCCGccccggggggcgggggggggggggaccagCCCCTTTGGGGGCCTTCAGTCATTTGGCCTCCAGAACTCTCAGAAGCCAAAGGGGAGGActgggtggggaggaagggggaggggcacCTTTCCCACTTACTTCAACATGAGGACTCTGGCCTGGATCTTCTGGCAGAAATACTCCAGCTGCTCCTTGGTAATGAACTCAAAGTTGTTCCCTGGCTGCAAGGGGAAGTAGAGCCTAGTGAAGGGAAGGGCTCTGGACTAACAAGCAGCTCAGAAAATGCATCTCGGACCCCCCCCCAACGGCTGCTGTTGTCCCCAtgttacagctgaggaaactgaggcaggcagggggAGATTCTCTGACCATAGGGAAGCACAGCACACACACATCTGGCTAAAGTGCCAACTCAGAACTGGAACCCAGGACTCAATGCCAGTCTCCTCCCCACTGggcttgcccccccccccccaggggttGGGGGGGTGTCCCTCTGATCTAAGCCCAGAGGCAGGAGTTGTGGCACGTGGAAGAGGCGTAAACTGGGCCAGGACCCTACACCCTCCCA comes from Sarcophilus harrisii chromosome 5, mSarHar1.11, whole genome shotgun sequence and encodes:
- the RRP7A gene encoding ribosomal RNA-processing protein 7 homolog A, whose amino-acid sequence is MAAGEKTRVNEKTPEGATNPPGYRAIPIKFTQDQASCHFLYVKQHRVRGGAKSGWPSDRTLFVLNVPPYCSEGCLAQLFSACGPVQSVSLHEKPDLSEMPKTTSSEFFSPKSVPGFQVAYVVFRKPASVPKAVALPGPLIASTESHPVKTGIEKWIADYADSLVDPEALRVEVDKFMEEYDKKAAEEDAKAEAEEGVPDEEGWVKVTRKGRRPGLPRSEAASLRVLEKEKRKKARKELLNFYAWQHRETKMEHLAQLRKKFEEDKQRIALMRAQRKFRPY